From the genome of Lycorma delicatula isolate Av1 chromosome 11, ASM4794821v1, whole genome shotgun sequence, one region includes:
- the LOC142332067 gene encoding uncharacterized protein LOC142332067 isoform X3: protein MNASINNSLIDEDSLNTSIVVKTELKESVPEETDCLFLRINEEPEFDCGLDCNKLQTVLPVKEENDPLSLDINDKCEDLILISKEEEGQIKQEESDLADETIDDSVLENIEDNIQNAKYMDTRQV, encoded by the exons ATGAATGCATCCATAAACAATTCATTGATTGATGAAGATTCATTAAATACATCAATTGtagttaaaacagaattaaaagaaaGCGTACCTGAAGAAACAGATTGTTTATTCTTACGAATTAATGAGGAGCCAGAATTTGATTGT GGATtagattgtaataaattacaaacagtGTTACctgtaaaagaagaaaatgatccTTTAAGTTtagatataaatgataaatgtgaAGATTTGATCCTTATAAGCAAGGAAGAAGAAGGCCAAATTAAACAGGAAGAGTCG gatcttGCTGATGAGACTATTGACGattcagttttagaaaatattgagGATAATATTCAGAATGCAAAATATATGGATACTCGACAAGTGTAA
- the LOC142332067 gene encoding uncharacterized protein LOC142332067 isoform X1: MQNIWILDKCKDNVLDNRLHKIFNEIDSASSDGFSNDKSLVFEHDIKINNNDVSDRLVECNKQNINDAKKYTCNHCEKTFKSKYNLKYHNNIHIEKKSYHCTICQKSFYRRGDFNIHFSSHIGEKRFKCNTCGKSFNNNRNLQRHLLIHTGKKKVTCNICLQSFNRSSTLKKHLAIHNSDKKHSCNICFKSFNHNGLLKIHLSTLTREKKYSCNICLKSFGQRCTLNTHLSTHDNEKKFSCTICLKPFSRCDTLKRHLSIHTGEKKFSCNFCQMSFFENYRLKIHLSVHTGQKRFTCDFCDKSFNRKDRFLKHIDFHNEETNCVKLFS, translated from the coding sequence ATGCAAAATATATGGATACTCGACAAGTGTAAAGATAACGTTTTAGATAATCGtctacataaaatattcaatgaaattgaCAGTGCTAGTAGTGATGGATTCAGTAATGACAAATCATTAGTATTTgaacatgatataaaaattaataataatgatgtaagtGATAGATTAGTggagtgtaataaacaaaatattaatgacgCTAAGAAATATACTTGTAATCATTGTGAAAAAACATTCAAGTCAAAATATAATCTTAAGTATCACAATAACATTCATatcgaaaaaaaaagttaccattGTACAATAtgtcaaaaatcattttatcgGAGAGGTgattttaacatacatttttcttcTCATATcggtgaaaaaagatttaaatgtaacacttgtggaaaatcttttaataataatcgtaatttgCAGAGACACCTTCTAATTCATACAGGGAAGAAAAAAGttacatgtaatatttgtttacagtCTTTTAATAGGAGTAGTACTTTAAAGAAACACCTTGCAATTCATAATAGTGATAAAAAACATTCATGTAATATTtgctttaaatcttttaatcataATGGATTATTAAAGATACATCTTTCCACTCTTACTCGTGAGAAAAAGTACTCGTGTAATATTTGCCTGAAATCTTTTGGTCAGAGGTGTacattaaatacacatttatCTACTCATGACaatgagaaaaaattttcatGTACTATTTGCCTGAAACCTTTTAGTCGCTGTGATACTTTGAAAAGACACCTCTCTATTCacactggtgagaaaaaattctcatgtaatttttgtcaaatgtcattttttgaaaattatcgattaaaaatacatctttctgTTCATACTGGTCAGAAAAGATTTACATGTGATTTTTGTGATAAgtcttttaatagaaaagatagatttttaaaacatattgatTTTCATAATGAAGAAACGAATtgtgtaaaattgttttcataa
- the LOC142332067 gene encoding uncharacterized protein LOC142332067 isoform X2, whose protein sequence is MKMNASINNSLIDEDSLNTSIVVKTELKESVPEETDCLFLRINEEPEFDCGLDCNKLQTVLPVKEENDPLSLDINDKCEDLILISKEEEGQIKQEESDLADETIDDSVLENIEDNIQNAKYMDTRQV, encoded by the exons AAAATGAATGCATCCATAAACAATTCATTGATTGATGAAGATTCATTAAATACATCAATTGtagttaaaacagaattaaaagaaaGCGTACCTGAAGAAACAGATTGTTTATTCTTACGAATTAATGAGGAGCCAGAATTTGATTGT GGATtagattgtaataaattacaaacagtGTTACctgtaaaagaagaaaatgatccTTTAAGTTtagatataaatgataaatgtgaAGATTTGATCCTTATAAGCAAGGAAGAAGAAGGCCAAATTAAACAGGAAGAGTCG gatcttGCTGATGAGACTATTGACGattcagttttagaaaatattgagGATAATATTCAGAATGCAAAATATATGGATACTCGACAAGTGTAA